The following are encoded together in the Arcobacter aquimarinus genome:
- a CDS encoding uracil-DNA glycosylase has protein sequence MTKTVKNQVLKYLYNLKSFGYEYHEPLNFFTSEVKNFKLPNNLKDLKTSVEHCYLCELSKCRKNVLFGYGNLNAKIMFINDEPTKTEDELSTFYVGNSGELLSKMIENVLNIKKEDVYITTLVKCRSLNGATNSNMEVCNDYLLKQIELIKPKLIVALGEKSYSFLLNQNDNFSQIRGKELSFNSIPLIATFSPTFLLRNPSFKKDAYYDMLKVKSYMEDLC, from the coding sequence ATGACAAAAACAGTAAAGAATCAAGTATTAAAATATTTATATAATTTAAAATCTTTTGGATATGAATATCACGAGCCTTTAAATTTTTTTACATCAGAAGTTAAAAATTTTAAATTACCTAATAATTTAAAAGATTTAAAAACAAGTGTTGAACACTGTTATTTATGTGAACTTTCGAAGTGTAGAAAAAATGTTCTTTTTGGTTATGGAAATTTGAATGCGAAAATTATGTTTATAAATGATGAACCAACTAAAACAGAGGATGAGTTATCAACATTTTATGTTGGAAATTCAGGTGAACTATTATCTAAAATGATAGAAAATGTATTAAATATTAAAAAAGAGGATGTGTATATAACAACTTTGGTGAAATGTCGAAGTTTAAATGGAGCTACAAATTCTAATATGGAAGTTTGTAATGACTATTTGTTAAAACAAATAGAATTAATTAAACCAAAATTAATTGTTGCATTAGGAGAGAAAAGTTATTCATTTTTATTAAATCAAAATGATAATTTTTCTCAAATAAGAGGTAAAGAATTAAGTTTTAATTCAATACCCTTAATTGCAACATTTTCACCAACTTTTTTATTAAGAAATCCCTCTTTTAAAAAAGATGCTTACTATGATATGTTGAAAGTCAAAAGTTATATGGAGGATTTATGTTAA
- the aspS gene encoding aspartate--tRNA ligase has translation MRTHYCTDVTETKIGETVTVAGWVNSRRDHGGIIFIDLRDKSGLVQLVADPSDSKDALAIAETVRDEYVLIATGVVRARGEGLENPNLKTGKIEIVLKDLVIENKSKPMPFDINDEKVNDEIKLRNRFLELRSNKSFNIFQLRSKAAIQVRNTLDELGFLDVETPILTKSTPEGARDYLVPSRVHPGEFYALPQSPQLFKQLLMVAGFDRYFQIAKCFRDEDLRADRQPEFTQIDVEMSFCTQDDVIAVAERLIYDVFTKCGKTVPKTFRRMKYSEAMEKYGSDKPDLRFDMPLVDVIDIFANSTNEIFADIAKDKKNNRIKALKCKNGDNIFSKRQMKGFEDYVRKFGAKGLGYFQMKEDGLKGPLTKFFSDADLEEIVKVTELEVGDVVFFGAGAKKIVWDYMGRFRLFLASEMNIVPADALEFLWVVDFPMFEVEDGRTKALHHPFTMPKSLDNIDDLEEIESIAYDIVLNGTELGGGSIRIHKEEIQSKVFELMGISQEEAREKFGFLLDALQYGAPSHGGFAMGLDRMIMLLAGTDSIRDVIAFPKTQKAQCLLTQAPSSVDEEQLKELSIRLRKTVSDI, from the coding sequence TTGAGAACACATTATTGTACAGATGTAACTGAAACAAAAATTGGTGAAACTGTAACTGTTGCTGGTTGGGTAAACAGTAGACGTGACCACGGTGGAATTATATTTATAGATTTAAGAGATAAAAGTGGATTAGTTCAACTAGTTGCAGATCCAAGCGATAGCAAAGATGCATTAGCGATTGCAGAAACTGTTAGAGATGAATATGTTTTAATTGCAACAGGTGTTGTAAGAGCAAGAGGTGAGGGACTAGAAAATCCAAATCTTAAAACAGGAAAAATTGAAATTGTATTAAAAGATTTAGTTATTGAAAACAAATCAAAACCAATGCCATTTGATATTAATGATGAAAAAGTAAATGATGAAATTAAATTAAGAAATAGATTTTTAGAATTAAGATCAAATAAATCATTTAATATTTTTCAACTAAGAAGTAAAGCAGCTATTCAAGTTAGAAATACTTTAGATGAATTAGGATTCTTAGATGTTGAAACTCCAATCTTAACAAAATCAACTCCAGAAGGAGCAAGAGATTATTTGGTTCCATCAAGAGTTCATCCAGGTGAATTTTATGCTTTACCTCAATCTCCACAATTATTTAAACAATTATTAATGGTTGCAGGGTTTGATAGATACTTTCAAATTGCAAAATGTTTTAGAGATGAAGATTTAAGAGCTGATAGACAACCTGAATTTACTCAAATAGACGTTGAGATGTCTTTTTGTACGCAAGATGATGTAATTGCAGTTGCAGAAAGATTAATTTATGATGTATTTACTAAATGTGGAAAGACAGTTCCTAAAACATTTAGAAGAATGAAATATTCTGAAGCTATGGAAAAATATGGTTCTGATAAACCAGATTTAAGATTTGATATGCCACTTGTTGATGTTATTGATATTTTTGCAAACTCAACAAATGAAATTTTTGCAGATATTGCAAAAGATAAAAAAAATAATAGAATCAAAGCTTTAAAATGTAAAAATGGAGATAACATCTTCTCTAAAAGACAAATGAAAGGTTTTGAAGATTATGTAAGAAAATTTGGAGCTAAAGGTTTAGGTTATTTCCAAATGAAAGAAGATGGATTAAAAGGTCCATTGACTAAATTCTTTAGTGATGCTGATTTAGAAGAGATTGTAAAAGTAACTGAACTTGAAGTTGGCGATGTTGTATTCTTTGGAGCAGGAGCTAAAAAAATAGTTTGGGATTATATGGGAAGATTTAGATTATTCCTTGCATCTGAGATGAATATAGTTCCAGCTGATGCTTTAGAATTTTTATGGGTTGTAGATTTCCCAATGTTTGAAGTTGAAGATGGAAGAACAAAAGCATTACACCATCCATTTACAATGCCAAAATCACTTGATAATATCGATGATTTAGAAGAGATAGAATCAATTGCTTATGATATTGTTTTAAATGGAACAGAGCTAGGTGGTGGAAGTATCAGAATTCATAAAGAAGAGATTCAATCAAAAGTATTTGAATTAATGGGAATTTCACAAGAAGAAGCAAGAGAAAAATTTGGATTCTTACTTGATGCACTGCAATATGGAGCACCATCACATGGTGGATTTGCAATGGGTCTTGATAGAATGATTATGTTACTTGCTGGAACTGATTCAATCAGAGATGTAATAGCATTTCCTAAAACTCAAAAAGCTCAATGTTTATTAACTCAAGCTCCATCAAGTGTAGATGAAGAGCAATTAAAAGAGTTAAGCATTAGACTTAGAAAAACAGTATCTGATATATAA
- a CDS encoding chemotaxis protein CheW: MLNDIVNYKGINVRKEIYPIIKHIEDVEKYKDELGTLGSSWDMLALLGQLGDINIDIGKTKENFLNLTSTLLNHLSEEQIKKVTQEMNFKAQVAIDVLIRNLFERTADIGFLATDDDIRTFIQTFVSKYNDESLVLRQNIQKRFKEYVSKYSVYFDIVLVDTHGKVIVRLNDDIKVEKIDTSFVQKVLNSNDDYVETYKFHDFVPQYKKSLVYSYKVNKTNDSNSEHLGVLSLCFRFTDEMNGIFNNLIDAKNKECLLILDEEGFVIASSDKEHINLGAKLPIILNENYKLISFSGRDYIAKTCQTNGYQGFYGLKWYGHIMIPLEYAFLSNEFESLEVDSKIINAMMENEQHFSNELKEVFNKSKTIQDNLLRVIWNGNIAQSKLNSVNREFSKSLLNEIGITGNKANASLENLNQTVISSILKDSEFLSSLAIDIMDRNLYERANDCRWWALNSYFRESLDDYSSLNHKKDEISSILKYINDLYTVYTNLIIFDKNGKIIAVSNQKEDYLVGKILTQDWVEKTLMLKDTSKYSVSKFEKTNLYNNEPTYIYSSAIRSLKDERVIIGGIAVVFDSTPQFYAMLNETLPKDINGEKKEGVFAIFTDKNKQIIASSNDDLSVNSYLNIDDEFFKIKNAQNISKIIEFDGSYYSVAVKCSNGYREYKSRVDDYKNDVLCFVFIRIGKIDSYDFIENRKSRFSTSLKTKFTPTSVELATFNLGKRLLAVNARNVIESIGIEELQESIDMDKNNHFKGMVLYKEKLIAVLDIRDFVNEEITNEKLTNIILVEYDKDNIEHCVGLLVSSLENVSVVEEKSIQHIQNHFLGTGTLIESLVEIKDSEESKIAMLLDIKKIDENLTKKI, from the coding sequence ATGTTAAATGATATTGTAAACTATAAAGGTATAAATGTACGAAAAGAGATTTATCCAATAATAAAACATATAGAAGATGTGGAAAAATATAAAGATGAGCTAGGAACATTAGGGTCATCATGGGATATGTTAGCTCTATTAGGTCAACTTGGTGATATAAATATTGATATTGGAAAAACTAAAGAAAATTTTTTAAATCTTACTTCTACACTATTAAATCATTTAAGTGAAGAACAAATAAAAAAAGTTACTCAGGAGATGAATTTTAAAGCTCAAGTTGCAATTGATGTACTTATTAGAAATCTTTTTGAAAGAACAGCTGATATTGGTTTTTTAGCAACAGATGATGATATTAGAACATTCATTCAAACTTTTGTTTCAAAATATAATGATGAAAGTTTAGTTTTAAGACAAAATATACAAAAAAGATTTAAGGAGTATGTCTCTAAATATTCTGTTTATTTTGATATTGTATTAGTTGATACTCATGGAAAAGTAATAGTGCGATTGAATGATGATATAAAAGTCGAAAAAATTGATACATCATTTGTTCAAAAAGTTTTAAACTCAAATGATGATTATGTAGAAACTTATAAATTTCATGATTTTGTTCCTCAATATAAAAAATCTTTAGTTTATTCATATAAGGTTAATAAAACAAATGATTCTAATTCTGAACATTTAGGAGTTCTAAGTCTTTGTTTTAGATTTACTGATGAGATGAATGGAATATTTAATAATTTAATAGATGCAAAAAATAAAGAGTGTTTGTTGATTTTGGATGAAGAGGGATTTGTAATTGCAAGTAGTGATAAAGAGCATATAAATTTAGGTGCAAAACTTCCTATTATTTTAAATGAAAATTATAAACTAATCTCTTTTTCTGGACGCGATTATATTGCCAAAACTTGTCAAACAAATGGTTATCAAGGTTTTTATGGTCTTAAATGGTATGGACATATTATGATACCTTTAGAATATGCTTTTTTGAGTAATGAATTTGAAAGTTTAGAAGTAGATAGTAAAATTATAAATGCGATGATGGAAAATGAACAACATTTTTCAAATGAGCTAAAAGAAGTTTTTAATAAAAGTAAAACTATTCAAGATAATTTATTAAGAGTTATTTGGAATGGAAATATTGCTCAAAGTAAATTAAATTCAGTAAATAGAGAATTTTCAAAATCTTTATTAAATGAGATTGGAATCACAGGAAATAAAGCAAATGCCTCTTTAGAAAATCTAAATCAAACTGTAATCTCTTCGATTTTAAAAGACAGTGAATTTTTATCTTCATTAGCTATTGATATTATGGATAGAAATTTATATGAAAGAGCAAATGATTGTAGATGGTGGGCATTAAACTCTTATTTTAGAGAATCTTTAGATGATTATTCTTCATTAAATCATAAAAAAGATGAGATAAGTTCAATTTTAAAATATATAAATGATTTATATACAGTTTATACAAATCTTATTATTTTTGATAAAAATGGAAAAATAATAGCTGTTTCAAATCAAAAAGAAGATTATTTAGTAGGAAAGATTTTGACTCAAGATTGGGTTGAAAAAACTTTGATGTTAAAAGATACTTCAAAATATAGTGTTTCTAAATTTGAAAAAACAAATTTATACAACAATGAGCCAACTTATATTTATAGTAGTGCAATTAGGTCTTTAAAGGATGAACGAGTAATAATAGGAGGAATAGCAGTTGTTTTTGATTCAACTCCACAGTTTTACGCAATGCTAAATGAAACCTTACCAAAAGATATAAATGGCGAAAAAAAAGAGGGTGTTTTTGCAATATTTACAGATAAAAATAAACAGATAATTGCATCTTCGAATGATGATTTAAGTGTTAATTCATACTTAAATATTGATGATGAGTTTTTTAAGATAAAAAATGCTCAAAATATAAGTAAAATAATAGAATTTGATGGAAGTTATTATTCTGTTGCTGTTAAGTGTTCAAATGGATATAGAGAGTATAAAAGTAGAGTAGATGATTATAAAAATGATGTTTTATGTTTTGTATTTATTCGTATTGGAAAAATAGATAGTTATGATTTTATAGAAAATAGAAAATCAAGATTTTCAACTTCATTAAAAACAAAATTTACTCCTACAAGTGTAGAGTTAGCAACATTTAATTTAGGAAAAAGATTATTAGCTGTAAATGCCAGAAATGTAATAGAATCAATAGGTATTGAAGAGTTACAAGAATCAATTGATATGGATAAAAATAATCACTTTAAAGGTATGGTTTTATATAAAGAGAAATTAATAGCAGTTTTAGATATTAGAGATTTTGTAAATGAAGAAATTACAAATGAAAAACTTACAAATATAATTTTAGTTGAATATGATAAAGATAATATTGAACATTGTGTGGGGCTTTTAGTTTCTTCTTTAGAAAATGTAAGTGTGGTTGAAGAAAAATCTATTCAACATATACAAAATCACTTTTTAGGAACAGGAACATTAATAGAAAGTTTAGTTGAAATTAAAGATTCAGAAGAATCGAAAATAGCTATGCTTTTGGATATTAAAAAAATAGATGAAAATTTAACAAAAAAGATTTAA
- a CDS encoding LysE family translocator, with protein sequence MQWFIYSNEFLVLAVAMFFALLSPGPDFAMIVKQSVSYGRRASIFTSIGIGLGISVHIVYTLLGIGLIISKSIILFNIIKYLGAAYLIYIGYKSLKSKGISLQTNEEKEVEKISDFKSFYLGFLCNALNPKATLFFLSMFTVIISPNTPLDVQAFYGLFCILATTCWFLFLSLILSHLRVKNFLSSFGKWFDRTIGIVLISLGIKVALSK encoded by the coding sequence ATGCAATGGTTCATATATTCAAATGAATTTTTAGTTTTAGCAGTAGCAATGTTTTTTGCATTGCTATCTCCTGGGCCTGATTTTGCAATGATTGTAAAACAAAGTGTTAGTTATGGAAGAAGAGCTTCTATATTTACAAGTATTGGAATAGGTTTAGGAATTTCAGTTCATATTGTTTATACACTTTTAGGAATAGGGCTAATTATTTCAAAGTCTATAATTTTATTTAATATAATCAAATATCTTGGTGCTGCTTATTTAATCTATATTGGATATAAAAGTTTAAAATCAAAAGGTATAAGTCTTCAAACAAATGAAGAAAAAGAAGTAGAAAAGATAAGTGATTTTAAATCTTTTTATTTAGGTTTTTTATGTAATGCTCTAAATCCAAAAGCTACACTTTTTTTCTTATCAATGTTCACAGTAATAATAAGTCCAAATACGCCACTTGATGTTCAAGCATTTTATGGATTATTCTGTATTTTAGCAACTACATGTTGGTTTCTGTTTTTATCACTAATTTTGAGTCATTTAAGAGTGAAAAACTTTCTTAGTTCATTTGGAAAATGGTTCGATAGAACGATTGGTATAGTTTTGATTTCATTAGGAATTAAAGTAGCGCTTAGTAAGTAA
- a CDS encoding adenylate kinase gives MNLMLFGAPGAGKGTQAKFLIEKYNIPQISTGDILRAAIADKTDMGMEAKKFMDAGQLVPDSTIIGIIKDRLAESDCKNGFILDGFPRTLAQAEALSELMSNMNISLDKVISLNVPDELIVGRITGRRVCSKCGASFHVEFNPSKKEDECDYCGGELIIRKDDNAETVISRLEAYHTQTAPLIDFYTKMGVFMELDGTKDVSEVTADMFNALA, from the coding sequence ATGAATTTAATGCTATTTGGAGCACCAGGTGCAGGTAAAGGAACTCAAGCAAAGTTTTTAATTGAGAAGTATAATATTCCACAAATCTCAACAGGTGATATTTTAAGAGCTGCGATTGCTGATAAAACTGATATGGGAATGGAAGCAAAAAAATTTATGGATGCAGGTCAATTAGTTCCTGATTCAACTATTATTGGTATTATCAAAGATAGACTTGCAGAGTCTGACTGTAAAAATGGTTTTATTCTTGATGGTTTCCCAAGAACTCTAGCTCAAGCTGAAGCTTTAAGTGAATTGATGTCAAATATGAATATCTCTTTAGATAAAGTAATCTCTTTAAATGTTCCTGATGAATTAATTGTTGGAAGAATTACAGGAAGAAGAGTATGTTCTAAATGTGGAGCATCATTTCACGTAGAATTTAATCCATCTAAAAAAGAAGATGAATGCGACTACTGTGGTGGTGAATTAATCATCAGAAAAGATGACAACGCTGAAACAGTTATTAGTAGACTTGAAGCATATCATACTCAAACTGCACCATTAATTGATTTCTATACAAAAATGGGTGTATTTATGGAACTTGATGGAACAAAAGATGTTTCAGAAGTTACAGCTGATATGTTTAACGCATTAGCGTAA
- a CDS encoding metal ABC transporter solute-binding protein, Zn/Mn family, protein MVKILFILFFPLFLSAKFQAITYFPLETHIVKKITQEEIKIREISTIYNNNYEELPFSEVSRFSNAKVFFHFGLDVEKKYEEVIKNRNPELIVVDLSLNIEKINNNPYIWTDPLLLRKIAQNLYESLVQIDKNKASLYKKNYEKFLEEIDNTYLKIKQKLSNSEVNTIYVLDDYWEYFAKRYRIKTIKKDKKFLHITEVPDLLKFTQKNGIKNLLFYDNYDHNIAVSISSNLDVKMIEDSIFKDKWQVNLFSLTEELIKNK, encoded by the coding sequence ATGGTAAAAATTTTATTTATATTATTTTTTCCTCTTTTTTTATCTGCTAAATTTCAAGCGATTACTTATTTTCCTTTAGAGACTCATATTGTAAAAAAAATTACACAAGAAGAGATTAAGATAAGGGAAATTTCTACTATTTATAATAATAATTATGAAGAACTTCCTTTTTCCGAAGTTTCAAGATTTTCCAATGCAAAAGTTTTTTTTCATTTTGGTCTAGATGTTGAAAAAAAATATGAAGAAGTTATAAAAAATAGAAATCCAGAACTTATAGTAGTTGATTTGTCTTTGAATATTGAAAAGATAAATAATAATCCTTATATTTGGACTGATCCTCTTTTATTAAGAAAAATTGCACAAAATCTATATGAATCTTTGGTACAAATAGATAAAAATAAAGCTAGTTTATATAAAAAGAATTATGAAAAGTTTTTAGAAGAAATAGATAATACATATCTAAAAATCAAACAAAAACTTAGTAATAGTGAAGTAAATACTATATATGTTTTAGATGATTATTGGGAATATTTTGCAAAAAGATATAGAATAAAAACAATTAAAAAAGATAAGAAGTTTTTACACATAACTGAAGTTCCTGACTTACTTAAATTTACTCAAAAAAATGGGATAAAAAATTTATTATTTTATGATAATTATGATCACAATATTGCAGTATCAATAAGTTCTAATTTAGATGTCAAAATGATTGAAGATAGTATATTTAAAGATAAATGGCAAGTAAATTTATTTTCTCTTACTGAAGAATTAATTAAAAATAAATAA
- a CDS encoding YgiQ family radical SAM protein, giving the protein MNKPNKFLPTTKEEMKQRGWDELDVVLITGDAYIDSPFMGIAVVGRILEDIGLRVGIIGQPDVNSDVDIKRMGEPKLFWGVSGGSIDSMVSNYTATKKFRNSDDYTPGGKNNKRPDRATLVYTNLIRRYFKNTVPIVLGGIEASLRRLTHYDYWTNKLRKPILFDTKADYMVYGMGEQAIIDLGNYLKEGKDPRSIRGLCYISKEPVEEYLRIPSHQECLDDKEKYIDLFKAFYDNNDPVYSKGLYQEVDGRYLIQNPPSRHMEEEEMDKIASFPYQRDAHPYNAKDGKVKCLETIKFSIMTHHGCWGECNFCAIAAHQGRTIRTRSEKNILAEAKHFTTMRDFKGIISDVGGPTANMYGYECKKKINLGTCVDNKRCVDAHRLCRTMKVDHSRNIQLLKDIRAVPGIKKAFVASGVRYDLITADKKYGKEYLKEMIDHHISGQMKVAPEHTNDEVLHHMGKPGKQTLVDFKKMYDDLNKESGKKQFLTYYLIAAHPGCEEKHMHELKQFTTHELKMNPEQAQVFTPTPGTYSAVMYYTEMDPFTKKKIFVEKDQRRKERQKEIVVAKNAFASSNKKKSSSSGMQG; this is encoded by the coding sequence ATTAATAAACCAAATAAATTTTTACCTACAACTAAAGAAGAGATGAAACAAAGAGGTTGGGATGAACTAGATGTTGTTCTAATCACAGGAGATGCTTATATAGATTCACCATTTATGGGAATTGCAGTTGTTGGGAGAATCCTTGAAGATATAGGATTAAGAGTTGGAATAATTGGACAACCTGATGTTAATAGTGATGTTGATATAAAAAGAATGGGTGAACCAAAACTTTTTTGGGGAGTAAGTGGTGGAAGTATTGATTCAATGGTTTCAAACTACACAGCAACAAAAAAGTTTAGGAATAGTGATGATTACACTCCAGGTGGAAAAAACAATAAACGACCTGATAGAGCTACTTTAGTATATACAAATTTAATTAGAAGATACTTCAAAAATACAGTTCCTATTGTTTTAGGTGGAATTGAAGCAAGTCTTAGACGACTTACTCATTATGATTATTGGACAAATAAACTTAGAAAACCAATATTATTTGATACAAAAGCTGATTATATGGTTTATGGAATGGGTGAACAAGCTATTATTGATTTGGGAAATTATCTAAAAGAAGGAAAAGACCCAAGAAGTATAAGAGGACTTTGTTATATTTCAAAAGAGCCTGTTGAAGAGTATTTAAGAATTCCTTCACATCAAGAATGTTTGGATGATAAAGAGAAATATATTGATTTATTTAAAGCATTTTATGACAATAATGACCCTGTTTATTCAAAAGGTTTATATCAAGAAGTTGATGGAAGATATTTGATTCAAAATCCACCTAGTAGGCATATGGAAGAAGAAGAGATGGATAAAATAGCTTCTTTTCCATATCAAAGAGATGCTCATCCATATAATGCAAAAGATGGAAAAGTAAAATGTCTTGAAACTATCAAATTTTCTATTATGACTCATCATGGGTGTTGGGGAGAATGTAACTTCTGTGCAATTGCAGCTCACCAAGGACGAACAATACGAACTAGAAGTGAAAAAAATATTTTAGCAGAAGCAAAACATTTTACAACAATGAGAGATTTCAAAGGAATTATTTCAGATGTTGGAGGACCAACAGCAAATATGTATGGTTATGAGTGTAAGAAAAAAATAAATCTTGGAACTTGTGTTGATAATAAAAGATGTGTAGATGCCCATAGACTTTGCCGAACAATGAAAGTTGACCATAGTAGAAACATACAACTTTTAAAAGATATTAGAGCCGTTCCTGGAATCAAAAAAGCATTTGTAGCTTCAGGGGTTAGATATGATTTAATTACAGCTGATAAAAAATATGGAAAAGAGTATTTAAAAGAGATGATAGATCATCATATTTCAGGACAAATGAAAGTAGCACCTGAACATACAAACGATGAAGTTTTACATCATATGGGAAAACCTGGAAAACAAACTTTAGTTGATTTTAAAAAGATGTATGATGATTTAAATAAAGAATCAGGGAAAAAACAGTTTTTAACATATTATTTAATTGCTGCACATCCAGGTTGTGAAGAAAAACATATGCACGAACTAAAACAATTTACAACTCATGAACTTAAAATGAATCCAGAACAAGCTCAGGTATTTACTCCAACACCGGGAACTTACTCAGCTGTTATGTATTATACAGAAATGGATCCATTTACAAAGAAAAAGATTTTTGTTGAAAAAGACCAGAGAAGAAAAGAGAGACAAAAAGAGATTGTTGTAGCAAAAAATGCTTTTGCAAGTTCAAATAAGAAAAAAAGTTCAAGTTCAGGAATGCAAGGTTAA